ACGTGGCTGCGGCGGCGGACGGGGCGTCGTGAGCTCGGACGGGCCGATGCGCCTCTTCGACACGGCGAGGGGCGAGGTCGTCCCGTTCGAGCCTGGCGAGGTCGTCACCATGTACACGTGCGGCATCACGCCGTACGACGCCACCCACATCGGTCACGCCGCGACCTACATCACCTACGACGTGCTCCAGCGGCGGCTGCGGGACCTCGGCCACGACACCCGGTGCGTGCGCAACATCACCGACGTCGACGACGACATGCTGCGCAAGGCCCGTGAGGTCGGCGTCCACTACCTCGACCTGGCGGCCGCCGAGGTGGCCAAGTTCGACGACGACATGGAGGCCCTCGACCTCCTGCCCGTGGCCAGCGAGCCCCGGGCCACCTCGGCCATCGCCGACATCCGGGGCTTCATCGGCATGGTGATGGACCGGGGCCACGCCTATGCGGCCGGCGGCGCCGTCTACTTCGACGTGTCGAGCTCGGAGCGGTTCGGGAGCCTGTCGGGCTACGACCGCGAGACGATGCTGGCCCTCGCCGCCGAGCGGGGCGGCAACGTCGAGGACCCGAACAAGCGGAACCCGCTCGACTTCGTGCTGTGGCAGCCGTCGGCCGCCGACGAGCCCGCGTGGGACTCGCTGTGGGGCCCGGGGCGGCCGGGGTGGCACATCGAGTGCTCGGCGCTGGCCATGCGGGAGCTGGGGACGACGATCGACCTGCACGGCGGGGGGGCGGACCTGATCTTCCCCCACCACGAGTGCGAGGCGGCCCAGTCCGAGGCGGCCACCGGCGAGCCGTTCGTGCGCCACTGGATGCACCAGGCGATGGTGCGGATGGACGGCGAGAAGATGTCGAAGTCGCTGGGGAACCTGGCCTTCGTGAGCGAGCTGCGCAAGGAGCACGACGCCCGGGCCATCCGCCTGGCGGTGGTGGCCAACCACTACCGCAGCGAGTGGGAGTGGACCGACGACGTCATGCCCGCGGCCGAGGCCCGCCTCGAGCGCTGGCTGGCGGCCGGCGCTGGTGACGGTGCGCTGGCCGAGGTCCGCGCCGCCCTCGACGACGACCTCGACACGCCAGCCGCCGTGGCCGCCATCGACGCCGCGGCCGAGGCGGGTCGGGGCGTGTCGGACGCCGCCATGCTCCTCGGCATCGACGTCCTGCGCGAGGCGTAGCTCTCGCCGCTCTGACCGCGGAGGTGGCGCACCTCCCGCTCGGTCACCTCGTCATCGGCCGTGAGCGGCCGTCACACCGTCCGAGCGATGGCGAACACCAGGCCGACCATGGTGACGTTGAAGCCGAGCGCCCAGATGACCATTCGGTTGGCCGACCGGGCGATCTCCGTGCGCAGCTCGGCGATCTCGGCCCGGACCTCGCCTACCTCGGCGCGCACGAAGTCCTTCGTGGCCACCTGATCGATGTCGTAGGCAGGGAGGTTGGAGAGCATCTCGCCGACCGCCTCCTCGTCGTGGATGAGGTCGCTGAGCCACCTGTAGAGCGTGGCGCGACTGCGTTCGGTGAGGGCCATGAGACTCCTCCGGTGAGCGGGATGTCAACGGGGGAAGGTGGTCTCACCCTACGGATGGGGTGTGACAGCGGGCCCGCTCAGCCCAGGGGGGCCGGCGTCACTCGCACTCGTCGCACTGGCCGGTGTGGGGGAGGACCATGAAGCAGGTCGGGCAGGTGGTCCGGGCGAACTCGGGCTCGCCTCGGGCGCTGCGGGCCCGGTGGCGGCGGGCGGCGACCTCGGGGGTGAGCGTCGGGCGTCCGCCGCCGTTGGGCATGGCTGCGCCCATGCGCTGGTAGCAGGCCAGGCGCTCGGCGGCGGCGTGGACCTCGGCGTCCTCGGGCGCCTCGCCCCGGGCCTTGGTGACGGCGTCGGCGTAGCCCCCGCCGGTGGACCCGTCGGTGCGGATGCAGAGGGCGCTGAGCATGGGCTCGTCCCGGCCGGCGCAGTCGGCGGCGACCAGGCCCATGACCTTGGCGATCCAGTAGCGGCTGAGCTGGCGGGAGACGACCCCGGAGTCGACCTGGACCTGCTCGGCCAGGGTGGCGTCGAGGATGGTGGCGTTGTAGGTGCCGGCCACGCCCTCGAGGATCGGCCGGGCGGCGTCGGCCCAGGCCCGGCGGGAGTCGGGCCCCGAGACCTCGGACCCATCGCTCACGCGGTGGATCGGGGGCAGCTCCGCCGCCGGTGGGGCACCCGTCCCGTCGTCGTCATGGACCAGCGTCCCGAGGGATCTGGCCTCACCCTCGTGGCCGTCAGCAGAGTCCATGCGAGTGACCCTACGGAGCCGAGCGCGCGATCGGTTGATTGGCGTCGGCGTCGTGGCGGCCGGCGCGGGGCGGCGACGTCCAGAACCCCTGCAGGTGGGGCCGTCCACTGCGATGGCGCTCGGGCTGGCGGGTCCCTAGCATCACGGCCGGCGGACGACCGGGGAGGGAGGGGCCGTGGGACCCCAGCACGTGTGTGGACGGTGCGCAGCACCGATCGAACCAGGCTGGCGGGCATGTCCCGCGTGCGGGACCTGGGTCGGGTGGGGCGACGCCCCGACCCCGCCTCCGACCCAGCCGACAGCGGGGCCGCCGCAGTCATGGCCCACACCCGCCGCCCCGGGCGCGACGGCTGCCGCGGCCGGTGCCGAGGTCGGGTCGGAGGGCGGCGGTCGGGGCCGTGGGCCCTCACGACGGGCGGTGGTCCTGGCCGCTGCGGTGGTGCTGGCGCTGCTCCTCGGAGGAGGCGTCGTCGGCGCCGCCCTCCTCGCCGGGGGAGGTGACGGCGAGGCTGCGCCGCCTCCCACCTCCGCACCTGAAGGCGGCATGGAGGCTGCGGCACCCACGACCGAGCCGAGCGACACGGACCTGGTCGAGCTTCACGGCGACGCCGTGTGGAAGGTCGAGGTCGCGGGGTGCGGGGAGGAGGGGAGCGGCTCGGCCTGGGCCATCGATGCCCACCACCTCGTCACCAACGCCCATGTCGCGTCGATCGACTCCTCACCGGTGGTGCGGTCTCGCGGCGGGCGGGCCCAGGACGGGACCGTCGTCGGTCTCTCGGAGGAGCTTGACCTCGCCGTCATCGAGGTCGACACCGCCATGCCTGCGACCCTCGCCTGGGCCGACACCGGTGACCTGGCCGAGGGCGAGCGGGTCCTGGGCCTCGGCTACCCGATTCCCGGCGCCTTCGCCGCCACCCCGGGGTCGCTGCTCAGCTTCGAGGTCGAGGGCTCCGAGCGAGTCGCCGTTCGCACAGACGCCGCCCTCGACGCCGGCAACAGCGGGGGACCATTGCTCACCGCTTCTGGGGAGGTCGCGGGCTTGGTGACCTACCTCGACACCGAGGGCTACCAGCAGGTCGCGGTGGCCCGGACGGCTGACCACCTCGGCGCTGCGGTCGACGAGATGGTCGCGGCGACCGGTGAGGTGCCGGTGAACTGCTCCCGGCTCGAAGCGGCACCGCCTCCCGTGACCGAGCCCCCGCCGATCGTGGAGCCGGAACCGGAACCGGAGCCGCTCCCCGAGCCGACGCTGCCGCCGATCCCCACCCTCCCGCCCACGACGACAGTGCCGTGCCCGACCGGTGCGCCGACGGTGACGGTGGACGCCGCCGACGCAGTGCAGGAGTCCCCCGAGTACAGCCCGGAGTGGTGGTCGATCTCGGTGCGAGGCACCGTCCGCAACGACACCTCCGCCTCCATCACGGTCGGCATGGTCGACATCACGGTCGACGGTGTGCCGGGGACCCATCTGGGCTTCGTCGACGCGTTCGAACTGCGACCCGGCGAAGCGTCGCCGTTCTCGGCTGATCTCTACGTCGACTCGGCCTCACCCCCAGGCGGCGCAAGCGCCACGATGAACGGCTGGGGCTGGGCCGACTGGGACTTCTCCGACTGCGGCACGGCCTGACCTGAGCTCGGGCCGAGCGTCGTCGCCCGCTGGCGGCTCAGCTCGGAGCGGCCTCGACCGTCCCTGCTTCGTCGACGAGCCAGACCTCGATGCCGATGCGATGGAGCGTTGCGGACAGCCGACGGGCGAGGTTCTCGTAGGTGGCCACCGCCGGGAAGGCCAGCACTACCCGAGACGACGGGTTCTCGGCGCGCATGAGCGTGCC
Above is a window of Iamia majanohamensis DNA encoding:
- a CDS encoding trypsin-like peptidase domain-containing protein, with amino-acid sequence MVLAAAVVLALLLGGGVVGAALLAGGGDGEAAPPPTSAPEGGMEAAAPTTEPSDTDLVELHGDAVWKVEVAGCGEEGSGSAWAIDAHHLVTNAHVASIDSSPVVRSRGGRAQDGTVVGLSEELDLAVIEVDTAMPATLAWADTGDLAEGERVLGLGYPIPGAFAATPGSLLSFEVEGSERVAVRTDAALDAGNSGGPLLTASGEVAGLVTYLDTEGYQQVAVARTADHLGAAVDEMVAATGEVPVNCSRLEAAPPPVTEPPPIVEPEPEPEPLPEPTLPPIPTLPPTTTVPCPTGAPTVTVDAADAVQESPEYSPEWWSISVRGTVRNDTSASITVGMVDITVDGVPGTHLGFVDAFELRPGEASPFSADLYVDSASPPGGASATMNGWGWADWDFSDCGTA
- the cysS gene encoding cysteine--tRNA ligase is translated as MRLFDTARGEVVPFEPGEVVTMYTCGITPYDATHIGHAATYITYDVLQRRLRDLGHDTRCVRNITDVDDDMLRKAREVGVHYLDLAAAEVAKFDDDMEALDLLPVASEPRATSAIADIRGFIGMVMDRGHAYAAGGAVYFDVSSSERFGSLSGYDRETMLALAAERGGNVEDPNKRNPLDFVLWQPSAADEPAWDSLWGPGRPGWHIECSALAMRELGTTIDLHGGGADLIFPHHECEAAQSEAATGEPFVRHWMHQAMVRMDGEKMSKSLGNLAFVSELRKEHDARAIRLAVVANHYRSEWEWTDDVMPAAEARLERWLAAGAGDGALAEVRAALDDDLDTPAAVAAIDAAAEAGRGVSDAAMLLGIDVLREA